The DNA window ACATTCAGCAAAATCGCTTTCACCTTCTCGATATCGCTGCCGTACGCCACGCCGATATCGATCTTGACACGGATCGTCTCCTCCGGATATGACAAATTGGTGACCTTGGCCTTTACGAGTTCGTTGTTCGGGACGATCACCAGCGTGTTGTCGAACGTCATGAACTTCGACGAGCGCAAGCCGATGTCGTAGACATCCACCGTCTCCCCGCTGGCCAATACCACCCGATCGCCCTTGCGGAACGGCCGGTCGAGCATCAGAATGAACCCGGCGATCATGTTCGCCACCGTGTCCTGCGCTGCCAGCGCAATCGCCAGCGAACCGACCCCCAGGATCGCAATCAAGCCCTTGACGTCGACCGCAAAATGGTCCAGCACCGTGACCACGCCGATCGCCACCACCACCACGTTGAGAATCCGCCGAATCAGCGGCAGCAACTGGTCATCAAGCGTGCTTTCCGTCTTGGCCGCGACCTTGTCGGCATACCAGCGCGTGAAAATCTTGACCAGCCGCAGCATCACCATCGTCACGACGAACGCAAAGCCGACAAAGACTGCGCCGGAGGTGATCTTGAAGACCCAGTCCTTCGATTCGGAAGTGAGCAGATCGAGCCGCTTCAGCGCGATCGTCGCGCCGACAAAGATCATCGCGTAACGAATCGGCGCCTTGACGGCATCGAGAATCTTGTCGTCGAGATCGGTCTTGGTGCGCGCCGCCAAATAGCGCTTGACGAGGTTGATGATCAGAACGACAACCTCGGACAGCAGATACGCCCCGAGCACGATCGCCGCAAACACGATCGTCTCCGCTAACCAAACCGGCAGTGAGGATAAATCGATCATCGCGCCTCCTGTCTCCTACTCTAACTTGAGAACATAGTCTTCGTGGTCAAACCGCGCGCGCACCCGCACGCTGTCGGCTACCAACCAACCGCGCTCGGCAAAACCAAACGGCCGCAAACTCCCGCCGTCCCACCGATCGTTGCCGTTGGCGTCGCTGAAGGCCGTTACCGTATATAGGTCAGGATAGAGCGACAACTTGAACGCTCCCGCCACCTGCTCGCGCAAGAAGTACTGCTGTTTGCGCGTCGCACCTGCAAAGACCACCGTCACGGACAGGTCTTTCGGCACCTCGATCACGCCGCTCAAACTCGCCAATGAGTCCGGCGCCGCGACCGTGAGTTTGAAATTGTACATCGTGTCGGCTCCCGTGTTGCCGGCGCGATCCATAATCTTCCGCATCTGCACCACTGTCGTCAACGGCCGTTCCGCCGGCAACACTTCACTCGTAGTCAATTTGTAGCGCGTCGAACCG is part of the Candidatus Zixiibacteriota bacterium genome and encodes:
- a CDS encoding mechanosensitive ion channel; this translates as MIDLSSLPVWLAETIVFAAIVLGAYLLSEVVVLIINLVKRYLAARTKTDLDDKILDAVKAPIRYAMIFVGATIALKRLDLLTSESKDWVFKITSGAVFVGFAFVVTMVMLRLVKIFTRWYADKVAAKTESTLDDQLLPLIRRILNVVVVAIGVVTVLDHFAVDVKGLIAILGVGSLAIALAAQDTVANMIAGFILMLDRPFRKGDRVVLASGETVDVYDIGLRSSKFMTFDNTLVIVPNNELVKAKVTNLSYPEETIRVKIDIGVAYGSDIEKVKAILLNV